Within the Glycine max cultivar Williams 82 chromosome 12, Glycine_max_v4.0, whole genome shotgun sequence genome, the region CAATTCTTCTTCACACACTTTCTaattctccctttttcttccaaCAGGTTCCATCATGCTCCTTTTCCGCGGCGACTTCGGCTGCATCCTCTACACCGGCGACTTCAGGTGGGAAGCCACGTGCGAGCGAGCAACCAAGTCCCGGCACGTGCTTCGCGACGCGCTCCGGCACGTTCCCGCTGTTGACGTTGTTCACCTTGACAATACCTACTCCAATCCTATCTACGATTTTCCGCCTCGCCATGTCGCGGCTCAGCAGGTTAACCTATCCTAAATGCTCGTTTTCATCAACGTGAAATTCCTGCTTCTTATGtatccattttttgttttttcttttttttcttgattcgGTTGGTGTCTGATTTCAGATTATCGATATCATCGCGTCGCATCCCGATCACGAGGTCATTATCGGGATTAACACATTGGGGAAGGAAGATCTGCTGGTTGAGATTTCACGCGCGCTTCAAATCATGGTCTCTTCCTAACCCTTCATCTTGTGTGCTTGTTGTTCTTCTTTTAGGTATAGCGTGTTTGAGTgtatgtaaaattgattttcaagtAATGCGAACAAGGTTTTAAATAGTAGTTGCGGTCGTTTTGCGGTTATGATTGTGCTTTTGTCCTAATCTTTTATTGTGTGGAAAATTGTTCTCATACTGCTGATGAGGCTGCAATTGCATTGCAATGCGGATGTTGCAACCCCAaaaatcttgatgttgtggctgtATTGcagttgttaatattttttaaaaaccttgatatatataatttggtaaaaataatatttatgtggTTAACTCCAGTTGATGTGCTTATTTGTATTAGCATCATATGATTTATACCTTAATCGATCTACTTATCAATATCTTGCTAGAATTGAAgtatggttttaaattgtggttgcGGTAACTGAAAAAACCTGTACATTGTGGGAAAATGTGGCTGATGTGGCCACAATTGCAATGATTCAAAATACCTTTACGTTGCGGATTGTAATTTAAAACCATGAATTAAAGCATATGATCATAACATGTTTGTTTGCTTTAATTGCCCTGTTTATCCGTGTTACTATGTTAATCTCATAGGAAATCATGCATTCCGTTTTGGTTGTTATAGTTTGctgttttgctttttcactcttttcacctttttatattttttgcaaTTGAAGATTTGGGTGTGGCCACAGCGGTTGCGGACTATGCATCTTCTTGGTTACGATGATATTTTTACAACGAACACGTCTCTTACTAGAGTTAGAGCAGTTCCTGTATATAGCTTCAGCATCAATACTGTAGAGGAACTAAATTATGTGTGCCCAACTATAGGAATTATGCCATCGGGTCTTCCATGGATAAAGAAATCCCATCAAAAGAATGAGCTTCAAACCGGTTCCTTTTTGACATCTCGTTACAAGAGAGGCAAATTGAGTGCAAATACTGAGACCCAGATTGATAAGCAAATTGTAAAAACAGGATCACCTGAGAAAATTCACAAGTACATTTACACAGTTCCTTACTCTGATCACTCCAATTATGAGGAGATTGAGGATTTTGTAAAGCTTGTCAAACCAACCACCCTCAAGGGTATTGTGTCTTCCTCCTCATGCTATATTGAACCCATGTACTATTTTGGTCGACTTTGTCCTGGTAATCAGCAAACAGATCAGGTGCATGAGGGTTGCAAAGGGAAAGAAAATggtaaaagagaaagagaagaagcagTCAGATCCAAAACTTTGTTTGAAGGTGATAATTTTGAGACAGGTAGAGACAGAGGGAAGGCTTTGAAGGGTAGGTTTTCTGGTGTTCATGTGAGTAGGTTGAGTATATTGAGAAAAAAGCGCCGTGGTGCAAAAATTCAGGAACATGATGACAGTTCTGAATCTTGATCAAGGATGATGCGTGCTCATGAAGTTATTATGCACTACTTTTGAAGTCTATGGTGCAAGGTATGGTCTACTTAATTGCACTTTAAGTCTGTTTTTAGATAGGTTAGATGAACATCAAATTACACATTGATGAGCCTTTCTGCTCCACTTGGAATCAATGCGCATTTCGAAACGCTAAGTTGTTTTGTGGCAGATAAATTGTAACTTGAATTTGCTGTACATTTGTTGGTAACTTCGTATGGTCTGATTCGGACGAGCTTGGAGGCTTTCCAGAGtatgtaaaatgaaaatataatatgctGCATATTGACGAATCTGTTTAGTTAAACTAATTTTCCCTAACACTTTGTTGCTCAACCtacaaatttgtaattttaataaaaaaaaattataattaaacattgattatatatatttatatagaaagagagagagagagagagagaggactaATCGCACTAATTTGATAAGATATGACTATTACATTCGATGTTCATTTGGAAGTCTTTTTTGCTTTGTAATGATAATAAGTATACGATCTTAAAGTAAGTCTTCAATCTTAACAGTaagtttcttgtttctttggaaaacttttacCTTTATTTAGTCAAGTGTCTCGATATCCATTTCAACTAAATTTCATCATTCAAGTGTCTTGGCCAACTTGCACCAAATAATAGTTTTTgaatagttattttattttaaaatatgtaatttgttgataaatatgtctttaaaagatgaaaatataaaatttagtcatcGAAAGTATTAATAGATTAGTCTATGTGTGCTACAGAGgaatgaattaattattgaaatgatTGTTAACAAGACTGTGTTGATTAGATCggataaaaatgttaataagatattttttgaatgtaaatatcggtaattttttattagagaaaaatgtcagtaattttttttggatttaaaCATTGGTACGTTTCTATTGGACTATGGACTAATATGCTagatttgaaattttgtttcatttaagggtaaaatataattttaggataaatctttattattttttattgttacgaacataatattacaataattacttaaaaaaatatattggcaaacataatttaaaacaaatataataataatacgataatattgattattaatcataatttgtctatcatattagaaattatttaaaataaacattgcactaatttaccaaaataaacattgtaacAATGTATTAAtcgttataaattttttcaaattataataattagtcacaatctaatATTTCACTTCTTCGaatcttgattattttattaattgtgcGATGAATGTTAACGATTAGATGtatttgtcgtactttttatatttttgagggTTAAATTTTGTATTCTCATCTTTTAGGGATGTATTTGTTAACAAATTATACATTTAGAgacaaaagtaattatttatccAATTCTAGAAAAATGAGAagtcaataaaatatatgacaaatatgtctcatcctctttgtttttctcctttccttctcttctcttcacCTATAGCACACATGTGAGTTTGAGGGCCAAGTGTGAGAGAGTCAGAGAGAAGTGAGGTTTGAGAGTTTGTGAGTTGGAGGAAGATGGTGGTGGTGGCTGGCAATGATATGAGTAGTAGCTGGTGGCGGTGCGACTGATGACGTTAGTGATGGGTGGTGGTTGGATTGGTGGTGATCCTTGAGAAAAGAGAATAAGAGGAGACAATCATGGAAACAAGGGTTTGCGGGAAGAGCTCCTGACAAATATGTTCCTATGTTGACAATTAGAGATGACAACGTTAATAAtaatttcagtgacaaattccTTCCTCTGAGTCACGTAGACTATTCTATTAACAGTGACGGACGAAAGTTAATAGcaggatatatttgtcgcactttttatactttcgaagaataaattttatattttcatctttgaaagatatatatatcagcAAATTAGATATTTAAGaacgaaaataattatttatccattGCCATCTATCAGCTTGGATGGGAATCCAATCCAGAACCGTGTTGGAGATGAACAATTGAAGAAATATCTGTAATCCATTCTTTCCCATCTTGTTGTCTACTATAATTTGCAGTTTATAAAAACATCAACAGTGTTTGATCATTATGCCTGTAACTCAATATTTTGACTAAGTCCATAATTAGTCCGGTTTTTAAAATACTGATTGGTACCAATAACTTCATGTCTTTAACCTATGTTATTTGAGTTAGACTATTCATGTCATGTTTTGTTATCACTTGACACCATTCTATCTTGTGTTGATTCCAAATTAGAAGCATCATCATCAAGTGAACTAGTGTCCAAATCAGCATTAGCCATTTGGTCGATTGTTTTACGAATCTTGCAACCCACACACAATAACTTGATTGTGTTCAAACCCATCACCCAATAGTTTTCAAACCCACTTCGAAAATTTTAACTGGACAAATTACCACAGGTGAGGCATAAGAAGAAGAGTTATATTATTCatacaacaatttatataacattttatagAACTTTATTTTCTCTGTGTTGTTATCTCTTTATTGCATTGTTAATTACATATCATGTTTATTTCCCTCTTTTGTGTTTAGTAAAATTAGGGTATAAGCTAGTGgaagattttaaattataagttacAAGTTAAAAAGTTGAAAGCAAGGTAACTAATTGAATTAAAAGTGTTTGATAAATTATGAGTTTAATGATTGTGCGTTAAATTGTAGTTTGTAATtgatgataatttaaaattacattaaattgtTAGTGCATGtactattttatctttggttatttaatttccaaattgaaaaaagtataaagattttaaataaattagtgagaataaaatgaaaaaaataatagtttgtaAGTTAACTTATTTTCTTAAGCTAGTTGAtgtaatatatgaaaataaattaaaaattattaaaataagccTGTGTACTAAACAAATTCTAGTTAAACTAGCATATAATTAAGCTAATGATTTAACTTATGAAATATTAGAGCAACTTACCAAACATACTTTTGGAGTAGTATTGTATGAACTAGAAAGGGCACGGCTGCTTTGCATGCTCCAAAAACCATACAATCAGTGGCGAAGCTTGAGTAAATATCTTGAGGAGGCCAAACTGGTCAAACAATAtacttaaaatcaatttgaagTCATATAACATTTGTGATTCAAATACATGTTATACAAATTGGTTTTATAGTATTGTCAT harbors:
- the LOC100775842 gene encoding 5' exonuclease Apollo — its product is MEKRLISVDRWAEGSEAYFLTHLHSDHTHGLTPSWHHAPLFCSAVTAKLLPFKFPGFDLSLLRILHPGTTHTVTLPSLTLHVTVMDACHCPGSIMLLFRGDFGCILYTGDFRWEATCERATKSRHVLRDALRHVPAVDVVHLDNTYSNPIYDFPPRHVAAQQIIDIIASHPDHEVIIGINTLGKEDLLVEISRALQIMIWVWPQRLRTMHLLGYDDIFTTNTSLTRVRAVPVYSFSINTVEELNYVCPTIGIMPSGLPWIKKSHQKNELQTGSFLTSRYKRGKLSANTETQIDKQIVKTGSPEKIHKYIYTVPYSDHSNYEEIEDFVKLVKPTTLKGIVSSSSCYIEPMYYFGRLCPGNQQTDQVHEGCKGKENGKREREEAVRSKTLFEGDNFETGRDRGKALKGRFSGVHVSRLSILRKKRRGAKIQEHDDSSES